DNA from Streptomyces sp. NBC_01476:
GTGCTGCCGGGTCAGGCCCAGCGCGTCGGCCAGCTCGGAGCGGCCGATGTCACCGGTCTCCTCCAGCCACCACAGCGCCAGCAGCGGACGGTCGTCGGGGTCCAGCCAGCGGGTGGCCTCGGCGATCTCCCGGCGCTGGTCGGTCAGCCCGAGCCGCAGGATCGTCACCGAGGCGAAGTCGGAGGCCGGGTCGGGTATCAGCTCGGCCGTGTCCAGCGCGGTCTGCTGGTGCCAGGACGCCTTGCGGGCCTGCTCACGGTCGCGCACCTGCCGTACCGCGATCGCCACCAGCCAGGACCGGAACGCCGCAGGGTCGCGCAGCTCACCGAGCCCGCGCACCACCCGCAGCAGCGTCTCCTGCACCACGTCGTCCACGTCGTCGTGCCCGTCCAGCGCCCGACCGACGATGTTGTAGACCAGCGGCAGGCACTCCGCGACCAGCAGGTCCAGCGCTCGCTGATCGCCCGCCCGTGCCGCGACCACCATCCCGGGGTCAGGACCGACCCGATCGCCTGCGCGCATCACTGCTCCATCTCGCTCGCGTTCTCTGCCCTCGGACAGGAGACGCTCCCACGATCTGCGGATAACAGAAAAGCACGGCGCCCGGAGCGGCCGACCGCCCGCACCCGGGTGCGCGGGGTGCGGGCGGCGTACCGGCGGCGCGGCGGCGGTGCTGCGGCGGTGTTGCCGCGGTGGGCGGAAACCGGGCGGCGGGGGTCAGCTCGCCGGGACGGTGTCCTTGAAGGCGGTGCCGGCGGCGCGCAGGCCGGAGACGGCGGACTGGACCTGGGCCGGGGAGAGCACCTGGTCCTTGACGAAGTAGACGTAGTCGACCCGCTCGTTGTACGAGCGCGAGGTGGTGCCGGTCTGGCCGGCCAGGTCGATCAGCCAGTGGTTGAAGTCGATGAACTGGCCGCCCTCGGGCAGGTACGGCTCGCCGTGGGTCGCCACCACCTGGCCGTCGATGAAGTACGTGACGCTGGTGTTGTCGATGGTGATCTGCAGGTCGTGCCAGCCGTCCAGGCTCCCGTACTGCTGGCCGTGGGTGTTGACCGCGTTCCAGGGGTCCGGGTTGTACGTCTCCCAGGTGGTCTCGTACATGATGTTCTGGGTCTCGCCCCAGCCGCCGTTGGGCAGGTACTCGAAGTCCTGCTCGCTGTAGTTCGGGTCCATCGGCGCGTTCAGCGGTGTGAAGTTGAAGAAGGTCTGGTTGACGTGGTCGCCGTCCGGGCCGCCGTCAGGGGTGTCGTCGAACTTCACCCGGGCCGCGTAGGTGCCGTTCTTGAACTTCTGCGCGGTGGTCTGGATCTCGGTCTCCCGGGTGCCGGCCGCGGTGCCGTCGGTGGTGAGCTTGAGGTTCATCACCTTGCTCGACCCGTCGGTGACGAAGGTGACGTCGCCGGGCGCCCAGGTGGCTCCGGCCACCCCGGGGCCGCCCTGGCCGGACTTCACCGTCCAGCCGTGCTGCCCGATCGCCGCGTCGGAGCTGGTGGTGTAGCTGAAGTCGTCGAAGAGCGTGGGCCCGTCGGGCGTGCCGCCGCCCGGACTCGTCGGCGGGGTGGTGGGGGGCGTGGTGGGCGGCGTCGGGTCGTTGCCGGCCGGCGCGGTGCCGTACACCACGGCTCCGCTGTCCTGCACGGTCACCTTCGGCCAGTTCGCGTAGGAGGTCTGGGCGCCGTTGAAGGAGTAGTCGTCGGACTGGGTGATGGTCTGCCAGTCGGCCCGGTAGAACCGCAGTTGCAGGTCACCGGTGTTCTGGCCGGGGGCGAGCGAACCGGCGCCCGAGGTGAAGCCGACCTCCAGGTAACGGTCCGCGGTGGCCGTCGGGTTGGCGAGCGTGCCGAACGTCCCGGTGACATTGGCGCAGCCCTTGACCGCCCATGAGCAGGCGAAGCGGTAACTCACCCCAGCGCCGTCGGACGTGAAGTAGTACCGCACGGTGACCCGGCTGAGCGGCACCGTGGTGCTGCCGGTGTTGGTGACCTCCAGCCATGGCTCGGCCTGGTCGGCGGTGGCGCCGGAGGCGCTGGTGCGGTACTGGGCGGTGAGCGAGTCCTGCGCCGCGGACGCGGGCAGCGCGGTGAGCGCGGCGCAGGCGAGGCCGGCGGCCGTGCACACCGCCATCGCGGTGCGCACCCTGGTGGGTACGCGGAACTTTCCTGACACGGTGATCCCTTTCGACAGTGGGGTTTTGGCGGGGATGTCAGTGCGAGGTGGTGCGGGGAAGGGAGCCGGTGCGCGGCTGCGCGGTGGCCCGGTGGCGGACGCCCAGCACCGCGAGGCGGTCCTCGTGGTGCCGGAGAGCGGGAAGGAAGTCGGTGGCCCAGTCGCTCGCCGGGTTCCAGGCCCGGTCGGCGAGCGCGCACAGCCGGGGGAACGCCAGGTACTCGATCTGGCCGGGAGTGCGGGCGAACTCGGTCCACAGCTGCGCCTGCGTACCGAGCACCCGGGCGGTGGCAGCCGGCTCCCAGGACGGCGGCGCCGGCTCACTGTGGTGCACGGCGTGCAGATCGACCACCGCCCCGGCCTGGCCGAGCGGTTCGCCGGGGTCGTCCGACTGCGGATAGTCCAGATACGTCGAGCGGTGCGGCGCCATGACCACCTGGTGGCCGCGCCGGGCAGCCGCCAGCCCGTGATCGGCGTCCCGCCACGGCATCACGGTGAACTCCGGCGGCAGCGTGCCGCCGTCCTCCGCCCAGCACAGCGGCCGGCGCCCGGCGTCCAGCAGGAACTCCCCGATCCGGCCGAGGAACCAGCCGCGCAGCAACTTCGGCGCCGCGAGCCCCAACTCCGCGGTGCGGGCCAGCGCCCGCGGGCTGGTCTCCCACTCGATCACCGGGCACTCGTCGCCGCCCACGTGCACATACGGCGAGGGGAAGACGTCAAGCACCTCGCCGAGCACCGTCCGGCAGAAGTCCAGCACCTCGTCGTGGACGCCGAACACCGTCTCGCACACGCCCCACTCGGTCCACACGTCCAGCTGCCGCCCGGGGACGTTGCCCAGCTCCGGGTACGCCGCCAGCGCCGCCCGGGCGTGCCCCGGCATCTCGATCTCCGGCACCACGGTGATCCCCCGCTCGGCCGCGTAGGCCACCAGCGAGCGCAGTTCCGCCGTGGTGTAAGCGCCAGCGTGCGGCCGGGAGTCGAACCGGCCGCTGCCGGCCCGGCCCAGCATCGACCGGGCCCGGGACCCGCCGACCCCGGTGAGCCGCGGATACGCCGCCACCGGCATCCGCCAGCCCTGGTCGTCGGTGAGGTGCAGATGCAGCACATTGAGCTTGTGCAGGGCCAGCAGGTCCACCAGCCGCCGCAGGAAGGAGACCGGCTGGAAGCGCCGGGCGACATCGATCATCACGCCGCGCCAGCCGAACCGCGGCACGTCGGTGATCTGCACACAGGGCATCCGCCACGGCACCCCCGCCACCGGCCGCCGTGACAGTGCTTCGGGGGGCAGCAGTTGGCGGATCGTCTGCACCCCGTGCAGCAGCCCCTCGGGCCGGGCGGCGCGCAGCAGCACCGCGTCGGGGCCGACGGTCAGCCCGTACCCCTCGGCGCCGAGACCGCCGAGCTGCGGGTCGACGGTGAGCACCACGGTGCCGGCCGGGGAGGGCCGCAGCGGCAGCCCGGTGGCCGGGGCGAGCAGCGTCCGCAGCAGCTTGGCCGCCGCCATGGCGTCGCCGTCGGCCCGTACCGTCGTGTTCTCGTCGAAGGTGAACCGGCCGGGCAGCCGGGCCAGATGGGTGGGGTGCGGAATGATCACAGCGGTGGTCTCCAGATGCCGGGGGAGCGGCGGGCGGGGGCATGCGACACGGAGCGGTGGCGCCGGGCAGTGGCGGACGGCAGGCCGGTACGGGCAGTACGGCCGGTACGAGCGGTGAGCGTCAGCCCTTGACGGCGCCCGCGGTCATGCCGGAGGTGACCCGGTTCTGCAGCAGCAGGAAGACCACCAGGACCGGCAGCATGAAGAGCGTGGAGGCGGCCATCGTGGCGCCCCAGTCGGTGCCGAAGACATTGCTGAACGAGGAGAGCCAGACCGGCAGGGTGCGGGCGTCCTGGTTCTTGATGATCAGCGTGTTGGCGAAGGCGAACTCGTTCCAGGCGGTGATGAAGCCGAAGAGCGAGGTGGACAGCAGCCCGGGCGCCAGCAGCGGGAAGGTCACCCGGCGGAACGCCTGCGGCCGGGTGCACCCGTCGACCTGCGCGGCCTCCTCGAGTTCCACCGGGATCGCGGCGAGGAAGCCGCGCAGCGTCACGATGGTGAAGGGCAGCGTGGTCATGAAGTAGATCAGGGTGAGCATCGACAGGCTGTCGAGCAGGTCGACGTCCCGGGCGATCACGTACACCGGGATCAGCAGCGCCTCCCAGGGCGCCATCTGGGCGGTGAAGACCAGCAGGATGAAGGCCCGGCGCCCCCGCCACCGCATCCGCCCCACCGCGAAGGCCGCCAGCAGCGCCACCACCAGGGACATCAGCACCGCGCCGAGCGTGACGGTGAGACTGTTGCGCCAGAAGGTCCCGAAGCCGTCGGCGTCCACCGCGGTACGGAAGTGCGCGAGCGTGGGGTGCAGCGGCAGGAACGACGGGTTGTCGGCCTGGATGTCGGAGGTCGGCTTCAGCGCCGTGATCAGCATCCAGTAGACCGGGAAGGCGGTGACCGCCAGGGTGAGCAGCGCCGCCAGGTTCAGCGGCAGCCGCCGCAGCGCCCTGCCGGTGGTCCGCCGGCGGACCGGAGGACGTACGGTTCCGGTGGTCACAGGGCGCCCTCCTGGCGGAACATCCGGCGCAGGTTGAACACCAGCGCCCCGAGCAGGATCAGCACGGTCAGCGTGGAGACCGCGGAACCCAGGTCGTACTTGTGCAGTGACTGCGCGATCTGGAAGGCGTAGACCGGCAGCGTGGTGGTCGCGCCGTCGGGGCCGCCCTGGCCGATCACCCAGATCTGGGTGAAGCACTTGAAGCACCAGATCACTTCGAGCGAGGTGATCAGCGCGAAGAGCGGCCGCAGCATCGGGAAGGTCACCAGCCGGAAGGTCTGCAGGGCGCCCGCGCCGTCGATCCGCGCCGACTCGTACAGCTCGGCCGGGATGGTGGTGAGCCCGCCGTAGAGGGTCAGCGCGGCGAACGGCACCGACTGCCACACCACCAGGGCGACCAGGATGCCGAAGGTGGAGCCGCCGTGCGCGAACCAGGTGTAGTCCCGGAAGGACGTGAAACCCAGCTTCACCAGCAGCCAGTTGACCACTCCGAAACGGGACTGGAAGAGCCACTGGAAGATGGTGGTCGCCGCGATCACCGGGGTGGCCCAGGTCAGCACCAGCGCCGTCATCACCGCCAGCCGCATCCGCCGGCCGAGCCGGATCAGCATCAGCGAGATCAGCGTGCCCAGCACCATGATCAGCGCCACGTTCAGCGCGGTCCACCACAGGGTCCGCCGCACCACCGTCCAGAACTCCGGATCGCCCAGCACCTCGCGGTAGTTGGCGAAGCCCGCCAAGCTCGCGCCGCCCCGGATCAGCTCGCCCAGTCCGAAGTGCTGGAAGGACATCACGGTGTTGCGGACCAGCGGATAGCCCAGCAGGAAAGCCGCGCCCAGCACGGTCGGCGCGACCAGCAGATACGGCCAGGCCGCGGCGGCGATCCGGCGCCCGCGCCGCCGTGGCCGCGCCGCGGGCGGATCGGTTGCGGCCACCTGAGGGGCGGCGGAAGGAGCGGTGAGCACGGCGGTCTCCTGCGGGTTCAGGCGGACGGTGAGGTGGCGGTGGCCCGGGGTGTGGAGCGGTCAGGAGGCGGTGTTGAGGGCCTTGGTGATCGCGTCCGACGCGGTCTTCGCCGCGGCGTCCGGATCGGCGCCGGTCAGCACCTGCGTCATGTACTGCTTGATCGGGTTGTTGGCCTCGACGGCGGCCCAGTTGGGGGAGTTGGGGGTGGCATGACCGTTGGCCGCGCCGACCGCCATCACCGAGGCGCCCGGGTTGCCGGCCAGCACCCCGGCGAGCGAGGTGCGGTTGGGCACGTAGCTCATGGTCTTGGCCATGTCGGTCTGCCACGTGGCGCCGGCCAGGGCCCTGACCACTTCGTACGCCTGCGCCTGGTGCCGGGACGCCTCGGGGATCACCAGGTCGGAGCCGCCGGTGAAGACCGCGCCCGGTTTGTCGGCGGACTTGCCGGGGATCGGGAAGAAGCCGATCTTCCCCTTCATCGCCGGATTGGCCTTGGTGATCGCGTCCGCGCCGCCGGGCACCGAGATGATCTGCGCGCTCCTGCCTTTGGCGAAGACGTCCGCCTGCGGCGGCTTCGCCTCGTCGGAGTCCTTGGGGCCCTTGCCGAGTGCCTGCAGCTGTTTGTAGAAGGCCATGCCCGCCTTGGCCTGCGGGGTGTCCAGCGTGCCCTTCCAGCTGCCGTCGGCGCCCTTGACCGCCAGGTCGCCGCCCTCGTCCCAGATGAAGCCGGCCAGCGCGTACCAGGTCTGACCGGTCAGGTAAATGCCGTCGTCGCCACCGGTGTTGAGCTTGGTGGTGTCCGCGATCCACTCGTCCCTGGTCTTCGGCGGGGTGGTGATGCCGGCCTTCGCGAAGAGGTCCTTGTTGTAGATCACCACCCGGTTGGCGGCGTACCAGGGGATGCCGTACTGCTTGCCGTCGATCTTCCCCGGCTCGGCGAGGCCGGGTATCCAGTCGGCGCCCTCCAGATCGGCGACCTTGCCGGTGAGGTCCTTCACCCCGCCGCTGGCCGCGTACTGGGCGACCTGGGTGTTGCCGACCTCCATCACATCGGGGGCGTCCTTGCTGGCGAGCGCGCTGGTGATCTTCTGGCCGATGCCGTCCCACTCCTGGATCTGGATGTCCAGGGTGGTGCCCTTGTGGGTGGCTTCGAAGTCGGTCCTGAAGCGGCTGAGGAAGGCGTCGGACACGCTGTCGCGCATGATCCACACGGTGAGTCCGGCCGGTTTGGCGGCGTCGGCGCCGTCACCGGCGCCGTCGTCGGAGGAGCCGGACGAACCGCAGGCGGTGAGGCCGGTCAGGCAGGCGGCGAGGGCGAGTGCGGCGGCGCCGGGGAAGAGTCTGGATCTCACGGAGAAGTCACCTCGGAGGGAGCGGCGGAACTTACCACTTCACTGACTGGTCTGGTTCTGGTGAGAGAAAGTGGCATAGACCAGTGAGGGCGTCAAGGGTGTGCGTCGGGTCATGTTCCCGCTCGTATACGTCGGTTGGCCGCTGTGACCGTGCGGTTCTTCCGCCGGGAGCGGCGCCGACGGCACTGGCGTACTGGTCAACTTGTGGTTAACCTCGGCTGGACGGCACGGCAGCGGAAAGGGACACATGTCATGGGCAGGGAGCCGGTGCGCTCGGCGCTGAAACGCGAACGGGTCCGCGACCACCTGATGGAGCTCGTGGAGTCACGCGACCCCGGCGACGCGATCCCGTCCGAGCGCACCCTCTGCGACCAACTCGGCGTCTCCCGGCCGACGTTGCGCTCCGCGGTCGACGAACTGGTCACCACCGGGCTGCTGGTGCGCGAGCACGGCCGCGGCATGTTCGTGGCCCGCGCCAAGATCACCCAGGAGCTGGTGCCGGACGCCAGCACCCACCGCCTGCCGCAGGCGTCCGGCAGTTGGGCCAGCCAGGTGCTGGAACTCACCACGGTCCAGGCCGGCGCCCGCGTCGGCCGCAAGCTGCGGATCTCGCCGGCCGCCGAGATCACCTACATCGCCCGGCTCCGGCTGGTCGACGGTGAGCCGATGGCCATCGAGTACCTGCACGTGCCGGCCGGCCTGGTCCGCGGACTGCGCCCGGCCGACATGGAGTCCGGTGACTTCTACGACCTGCTGCGCGACCGCCATGGGGTGCGGGTCCACGAGGCGGTCCAGTCGATCGAGCCGACCGTCACCAACGAGGAGGAGGCCCGGCTGATCGGTGTCCCCGTCCTCTCCCCTGCGCTGCTCTTCGAACGCCTCACCAGGGACGACACCGGACGGCCGGTCGAGTACGTGCACTCCGTCTACCGCGGTGACCGCTACCGCATCGTCTCCCGCCTCGCGCTCGGCGACGGAGCCCCGGCCGGCCCCGCGGGCCTGCCGGACGGAGGCCGCCACCATCCCGGTATTCCGCCGGGCGACCTCGCCGGGCGCGGGGAGGTGTCGGCCCAGATGGTGGGTGATGTGCAGCCGGCCGACTGACCAGGGTGCTTTACGGGGGGCTTTACGGGGCGGTGCCGGCGCGCTGCTGCTTCTGCGGGACGTGCCCGCACGGCTCGGCCGGCGCGGGCTCGGACCAGGAGGCCGGCGGCCGGGCGGTGAGCACCGGGTCGACGGTCAGATGCGGGGCACCCAGCGGCTCGGCCATCCGCCGCAGCGCGGCCTCGGAGAGCCGGATCCACGGCTGCGTCGGCCCGAGCACGGACCGCAGCCGCTGGTCACTGGTGAAGGCGACCGCCGTCCTGGTCCCGAACGGCGTCCGCCACAGCCGCACCACGGCCCCGGCGGGCCCTTGCTTCACCGGCACATACAGCACCCCACCCCGCGCCGGCACCGCCTCTTCCGACCCCCGGCCCAACACGGCTTCGCCTCCGGCGGGGACAGCGGACACCTCGTCAGCGGGGGTCCCTGCGGGCGCCGTGGTGGTGGTCGCGCCGAGCAGGTGGTGGGTGGGGGTCGCGGGCGTGCCGCTGGGCGTGGGCGTGGGGGTGGCCCCGTCGTCGGCGAGGGGCACGGTGCCGGCCGCGGCGGCGGTGGTCGCGCTGATCAGGTGGTGGGCGGACGTTGCGCCCGTCGGGGTGCGGTCGTGGGTCGCGGGCACCTCGTCAGCGGGGGTCGCTGCGGGGGTCGCCGTGCTGGGGGCCGTGGGCGTGGGCCCGGCCGGTGTCCCGGTGGTGGCCGCGCTGATCAGGTGGCGGGTGGGGGTCGCGGGCGTGCCGCCGGCCGTGGTGGTGGTGCCGGCTTCGCCGGGGGTCGCGCTGCTGGGGGCCGCGGGCGTGGGGCCAGCGGTGGCCCGGTCGTCGGCGTGGCGTTCGCCCGTCGGGGAGGCGGCGGGGGTCGCCGTGCTGGGGGCCACAGGCGTGGGGGCCGTGGGGGTGGGAGGTTTGCCGGTGGTCGGCTCGCCGGGGGGCGGCTGGTGCTGGCTTACCTGCATGGGGCAACCGTAACGCGGCGGGCGGGCGACGCGTACGGCGTGCTCAGCCGGTGGACGGCGCGGAGCGCCCCGCGCTCAGGAGCTCCGACCGGGCCGCACCCACCTCGGCGACCGCCGAAGCGAGCACATCCGGGCTGTTGGCGGCGTAACCGAGCACCAGCCCCGGCCCCCCCGGCAGCTGCCGGTGCCAGGAGAGCGGCTGCACCTTCACCCCCCGATCGAGTGACGCGGCCGACAGTGCCAGGTCCGAGACGGAGTCCTCGGCGAAGGTGACCGTCAGATGCAGCCCGGCAGCCGCGCCGTGCACCACCGCCCCCGGCAGGTACCTACGGATCGCCGCCGTCATCGCGTCCCGGCGCGACCGGTGCCGCCGCCGCAGCAGCCGCAGCTGCGCCTCCAGCACGCCCGACTCCATCAGCCGGGCCAGCACCAGCTGCGCGAGCACCGCGTTGCCCAGGTCGGTGAACCGTTTCTCCGCCACCAGGGCGTCGTGGTACGGCGCCGGAGCCAGCACCCACCCGAGCCGCAGCGCGGGCGCCAGCACCTTCGAGACGCTGCCCGCGTAGCAGACCCGCCCCGGCAGCGCCGCCCGCAGCGCGGCCACCGGGGGCCGGTCGTAGCGGTGCTCCGCGTCGTAGTCGTCTTCGATGACGAGCCCGCCCTCCTCCGCCCACGCCATCAGCTGCCGCCGCCGCGGCCCGCTGAGCACCACCCCGGTGGGGAACTGGTGCGCCGGGGTCAGCAGCACCGCGCGCGCCCCGGTGGCCCGCAGGGCGTCGACCCGGATGCCCTCGGCGTCCACCGGGACCGGCGGCGTCGCGGGCAGCACATGCCGCAGGTGCTGGCGGACGCCGAGCGAGCCGGGGTCCTCGACGGCCACCTCGCGTACGCCGTGGGCCGCCAGCACCCGGGCCAGCAGCGTGAGCGCCTGCGCGGTGCCGGCCACGATCACCACCTCGTCCGGGTCGGCGGCGACACCCCGGAAGCGGGCCAGCCAGGCCGCCACCGCCCGCCGCAGCTCGTACGCGCCCCGCGGGTCGCCGTACCCGAAGCCGCCCGCGGCCAGCCCGGCCAGCACAGCGCGCTCGGCCCGCAGCCAGGCGGCCCTGGGGAAGGCACTCAGGTCGGGCACGCCGGGGGAGAGGTCCACCCGGGAAGGCGCGGCCCGCAGCGTGTCGAAGACCTCCGGCCCGGGCGGGAACGCGGTGAACGGCCGGGCGCGGTCAGCGTGTTGCTCCCCGCCACCGCCGGCCGCCGCCTCGGGTGCGGCGAGTACGACGGTGCCGCCGCGCCCGCGCCCCGCCACATGGCCGTCCTCCGCGAGCCGCCGGTACGCCTCGGTCACCACGCCCCGGGAGACCCGGAGTTCGGCGGCCAGCTGCCGGGACGGTGGCAGACGGCTGCCGACCGGCAGCCGTCCTTCGGCGATGGCCGAGCGGAGCCGGGCCGTCAGCCAGCCGGCCAGCCCGCCCAACGGCGCTTCGGCGGACCGCAGTTGCAGGAAGTCCGCGCCGACGTCCGGGTCCGTTGTGGACCTGTCGGCCGCGTCGTCTTTGGA
Protein-coding regions in this window:
- the pdxR gene encoding MocR-like pyridoxine biosynthesis transcription factor PdxR, yielding MDRSKDDAADRSTTDPDVGADFLQLRSAEAPLGGLAGWLTARLRSAIAEGRLPVGSRLPPSRQLAAELRVSRGVVTEAYRRLAEDGHVAGRGRGGTVVLAAPEAAAGGGGEQHADRARPFTAFPPGPEVFDTLRAAPSRVDLSPGVPDLSAFPRAAWLRAERAVLAGLAAGGFGYGDPRGAYELRRAVAAWLARFRGVAADPDEVVIVAGTAQALTLLARVLAAHGVREVAVEDPGSLGVRQHLRHVLPATPPVPVDAEGIRVDALRATGARAVLLTPAHQFPTGVVLSGPRRRQLMAWAEEGGLVIEDDYDAEHRYDRPPVAALRAALPGRVCYAGSVSKVLAPALRLGWVLAPAPYHDALVAEKRFTDLGNAVLAQLVLARLMESGVLEAQLRLLRRRHRSRRDAMTAAIRRYLPGAVVHGAAAGLHLTVTFAEDSVSDLALSAASLDRGVKVQPLSWHRQLPGGPGLVLGYAANSPDVLASAVAEVGAARSELLSAGRSAPSTG
- a CDS encoding cellulose binding domain-containing protein; translated protein: MAVCTAAGLACAALTALPASAAQDSLTAQYRTSASGATADQAEPWLEVTNTGSTTVPLSRVTVRYYFTSDGAGVSYRFACSWAVKGCANVTGTFGTLANPTATADRYLEVGFTSGAGSLAPGQNTGDLQLRFYRADWQTITQSDDYSFNGAQTSYANWPKVTVQDSGAVVYGTAPAGNDPTPPTTPPTTPPTSPGGGTPDGPTLFDDFSYTTSSDAAIGQHGWTVKSGQGGPGVAGATWAPGDVTFVTDGSSKVMNLKLTTDGTAAGTRETEIQTTAQKFKNGTYAARVKFDDTPDGGPDGDHVNQTFFNFTPLNAPMDPNYSEQDFEYLPNGGWGETQNIMYETTWETYNPDPWNAVNTHGQQYGSLDGWHDLQITIDNTSVTYFIDGQVVATHGEPYLPEGGQFIDFNHWLIDLAGQTGTTSRSYNERVDYVYFVKDQVLSPAQVQSAVSGLRAAGTAFKDTVPAS
- a CDS encoding carbohydrate ABC transporter permease, with the translated sequence MLTAPSAAPQVAATDPPAARPRRRGRRIAAAAWPYLLVAPTVLGAAFLLGYPLVRNTVMSFQHFGLGELIRGGASLAGFANYREVLGDPEFWTVVRRTLWWTALNVALIMVLGTLISLMLIRLGRRMRLAVMTALVLTWATPVIAATTIFQWLFQSRFGVVNWLLVKLGFTSFRDYTWFAHGGSTFGILVALVVWQSVPFAALTLYGGLTTIPAELYESARIDGAGALQTFRLVTFPMLRPLFALITSLEVIWCFKCFTQIWVIGQGGPDGATTTLPVYAFQIAQSLHKYDLGSAVSTLTVLILLGALVFNLRRMFRQEGAL
- a CDS encoding carbohydrate ABC transporter permease yields the protein MTTGTVRPPVRRRTTGRALRRLPLNLAALLTLAVTAFPVYWMLITALKPTSDIQADNPSFLPLHPTLAHFRTAVDADGFGTFWRNSLTVTLGAVLMSLVVALLAAFAVGRMRWRGRRAFILLVFTAQMAPWEALLIPVYVIARDVDLLDSLSMLTLIYFMTTLPFTIVTLRGFLAAIPVELEEAAQVDGCTRPQAFRRVTFPLLAPGLLSTSLFGFITAWNEFAFANTLIIKNQDARTLPVWLSSFSNVFGTDWGATMAASTLFMLPVLVVFLLLQNRVTSGMTAGAVKG
- a CDS encoding extracellular solute-binding protein, translated to MRSRLFPGAAALALAACLTGLTACGSSGSSDDGAGDGADAAKPAGLTVWIMRDSVSDAFLSRFRTDFEATHKGTTLDIQIQEWDGIGQKITSALASKDAPDVMEVGNTQVAQYAASGGVKDLTGKVADLEGADWIPGLAEPGKIDGKQYGIPWYAANRVVIYNKDLFAKAGITTPPKTRDEWIADTTKLNTGGDDGIYLTGQTWYALAGFIWDEGGDLAVKGADGSWKGTLDTPQAKAGMAFYKQLQALGKGPKDSDEAKPPQADVFAKGRSAQIISVPGGADAITKANPAMKGKIGFFPIPGKSADKPGAVFTGGSDLVIPEASRHQAQAYEVVRALAGATWQTDMAKTMSYVPNRTSLAGVLAGNPGASVMAVGAANGHATPNSPNWAAVEANNPIKQYMTQVLTGADPDAAAKTASDAITKALNTAS
- a CDS encoding beta-N-acetylhexosaminidase, which produces MIIPHPTHLARLPGRFTFDENTTVRADGDAMAAAKLLRTLLAPATGLPLRPSPAGTVVLTVDPQLGGLGAEGYGLTVGPDAVLLRAARPEGLLHGVQTIRQLLPPEALSRRPVAGVPWRMPCVQITDVPRFGWRGVMIDVARRFQPVSFLRRLVDLLALHKLNVLHLHLTDDQGWRMPVAAYPRLTGVGGSRARSMLGRAGSGRFDSRPHAGAYTTAELRSLVAYAAERGITVVPEIEMPGHARAALAAYPELGNVPGRQLDVWTEWGVCETVFGVHDEVLDFCRTVLGEVLDVFPSPYVHVGGDECPVIEWETSPRALARTAELGLAAPKLLRGWFLGRIGEFLLDAGRRPLCWAEDGGTLPPEFTVMPWRDADHGLAAARRGHQVVMAPHRSTYLDYPQSDDPGEPLGQAGAVVDLHAVHHSEPAPPSWEPAATARVLGTQAQLWTEFARTPGQIEYLAFPRLCALADRAWNPASDWATDFLPALRHHEDRLAVLGVRHRATAQPRTGSLPRTTSH
- a CDS encoding SAV_915 family protein — translated: MQVSQHQPPPGEPTTGKPPTPTAPTPVAPSTATPAASPTGERHADDRATAGPTPAAPSSATPGEAGTTTTAGGTPATPTRHLISAATTGTPAGPTPTAPSTATPAATPADEVPATHDRTPTGATSAHHLISATTAAAAGTVPLADDGATPTPTPSGTPATPTHHLLGATTTTAPAGTPADEVSAVPAGGEAVLGRGSEEAVPARGGVLYVPVKQGPAGAVVRLWRTPFGTRTAVAFTSDQRLRSVLGPTQPWIRLSEAALRRMAEPLGAPHLTVDPVLTARPPASWSEPAPAEPCGHVPQKQQRAGTAP
- a CDS encoding GntR family transcriptional regulator yields the protein MGREPVRSALKRERVRDHLMELVESRDPGDAIPSERTLCDQLGVSRPTLRSAVDELVTTGLLVREHGRGMFVARAKITQELVPDASTHRLPQASGSWASQVLELTTVQAGARVGRKLRISPAAEITYIARLRLVDGEPMAIEYLHVPAGLVRGLRPADMESGDFYDLLRDRHGVRVHEAVQSIEPTVTNEEEARLIGVPVLSPALLFERLTRDDTGRPVEYVHSVYRGDRYRIVSRLALGDGAPAGPAGLPDGGRHHPGIPPGDLAGRGEVSAQMVGDVQPAD